In Humulus lupulus chromosome 6, drHumLupu1.1, whole genome shotgun sequence, a single genomic region encodes these proteins:
- the LOC133785639 gene encoding uncharacterized protein LOC133785639, with protein sequence MKGLWDEGVPEAEHRHCARHLEKNFNKVFRDKTLKDPLWKAAREVTIRRFKAVMLEIKSIDEEAYNWLLAAGPHHWSRSHFRTQPKCDILVNNMCEGFNGTKSILAARDRPILSLLERIRMYMIQRLTKNRHSVIMWESFNAPRVAIVLEKNKVETGSHIPTKGSEFMYQVMNIRWELTSIPCSHAVAAIWHKREDLVTYVSKWHTKEYYMKAYSQQIFPIRNQDEWPRSGKVGMIKPIGKNQPRRPKKSRRVELDELAPPTAKKLKRRYVRMRCSGYGAMGHNFRTCARNNLNSGKDNPPADPGTYARNSS encoded by the exons ATGAAGGGTTTGTGGGATGAGGGTGTACCTGAGGCCGAGCACAGGCATTGTGCAAGGCATCTAGAGAAGAATTTCAACAAAGTTTTCAGGGATAAAACCTTGAAAGACCCTTTATGGAAAGCTGCAAGAGAGGTAACTATTAGGAGATTCAAAGCTGTGATGTTGGAGATCAAATCAATTGATGAGGAAGCATACAACTGGTTATTGGCTGCAGGTCCACATCACTGGAGTAGATCACACTTTAGGACTCAACCTAAGTGTGATATACTTGTAAATAACATGTGTGAGGGATTCAATGGTACAAAGTCAATATTGGCAGCCAGAGATAGACCAATATTGTCGTTGTTGGAGCGTATTAGGATGTACATGATACAAAGGCTCACTAAAAATAGGCATTCAGTTATAATGTGGGAGTCTTTCAATGCACCAAGGGTCGCAATTGTTCTTGAAAAGAACAAGGTAGAAACTGGAAGTCACATTCCCACCAAAGGAAGTGAATTTATGTACCAGGTGATGAACAT AAGATGGGAACTCACTAGTATTCCATGTAGTCATGCTGTTGCTGCTATTTGGCATAAAAGAGAGGATCTAGTGACATATGTCTCCAAATGGCATACCAAGGAATACTACATGAAGGCATACTCTCAACAAATTTTTCCAATTAGGAATCAAGATGAGTGGCCTAGAAGTGGCAAGGTTGGAATGATTAAGCCAATTGGGAAGAATCAACCTCGTAGGCCTAAGAAAAGCAGAAGAGTTGAACTTGATGAGTTGGCTCCACCAACAGCCAAGAAATTGAAACGAAGATATGTGAGAATGAGATGTTCTGGCTATGGTGCAATGGGCCACAACTTCAGAACTTGTGCTAGAAACAACCTCAATTCG GGAAAAGACAACCCCCCAGCTGATCCTGGTACTTATGCTAGAAATAGCAGTTAG